A genomic stretch from Narcine bancroftii isolate sNarBan1 chromosome 9, sNarBan1.hap1, whole genome shotgun sequence includes:
- the slitrk3a gene encoding SLIT and NTRK-like protein 3: protein MFWITLLSTITLGWGTSIPLMEDSKELGELCMEPCYCEEKESFLHIHCESKGFTNISQITGSWKRPFKLYLQRNSMRKLYPNGFLFLTNAVSINLGNNALQDIQAGAFNGMKLLKRLYLHENKLEIFRNDTFLGLESLEYLQADYNVLKRIDGGAFRNFNKLKVLIINDNLIPLLPFNLFRMVSLTHIDLRGNRLKTLPYVGTLEYIGRSLMEIQLEENPWNCTCDIMPLKTWLESIPYTVLVGEITCETPFHLHGKDLREIRSSELCPLLSNVEVEVSLGVPQLASNNDNAWPTKPSSMSLSVTYTASSVEYKTSGKLPKSTKTPKTLKAHPTPRHVFSGQNQPIIAGYQTRPPIPIICPAKCSCSLHINDLGLTVQCKAKGIENMSELIPRPLNARKLYLTGNLIQKIYRSDFWNFSSLDLLHLGSNGISYIQDGAFMNLPNLKILYLNNNTIERLTPGMFRGLQNLQYLYFEYNVIREIQPAAFSLMPNLQLLFLNNNRLRALPTDAFTGTSLARLSLRSNRFLYLPVSGVLEHLDSIVQIDLNNNPWDCSCDLMALKQWVEKISTVIMVGDVFCKTPEFLSGRDLKKVDYEILCPELKHAAASPALPGSSGNGKVISTASGFGFSSQGGAIPLSVLILSLLIIFISAVFIAAGLFAFVLRRRKKSSFSRRQDVDLTGMQMQCRIFEDRTASSPEKAASHVYDYIPHPVTQMCNNPIYKPREGEMEEEFSETQENDANYKTLEKDKEWKMSLSNSNLNTIVTINQTNDFASFPENGVIYPSVLDRERPAHTVGFVDCLYGTVPKLKELHVHPPGMQYPDLQQDARFKETILFGSSGRGYPDQAQSEYLELRAKLQTKPDYLEVLEKSTYRF from the coding sequence ATGTTCTGGATAACCCTTTTAAGCACAATAACGTTAGGATGGGGTACATCGATTCCACTGATGGAAGACTCCAAAGAGTTAGGCGAACTTTGCATGGAACCATGTTACTGCGAGGAAAAAGAAAGTTTTTTACATATACACTGTGAAAGCAAAGGTTTTACAAACATTAGTCAGATTACTGGATCATGGAAAAGACCATTTAAACTTTACCTGCAAAGGAACTCCATGAGGAAACTCTATCCTAAcggttttctttttttaaccaaCGCAGTATCCATTAACCTTGGAAACAACGCTTTGCAGGACATTCAGGCGGGTGCCTTTAATGGCATGAAACTTCTGAAACGTTTATACTTGCACGAAAACAAACTGGAGATTTTTCGAAATGACACCTTCTTGGGATTAGAGAGCTTGGAATATCTACAGGCCGATTATAACGTCCTTAAGAGGATAGATGGAGGTGCATTTCGGAACTTCAATAAACTGAAAGTGTTGATTATCAATGACAATTTgatacccctgcttcctttcaaTCTCTTCAGAATGGTTTCATTAACCCACATAGATCTGCGTGGTAACCGGTTAAAGACGCTGCCTTACGTTGGGACGCTGGAATATATTGGCAGAAGCCTAATGGAGATTCAGCTGGAGGAGAACCCTTGGAACTGTACTTGTGACATTATGCCCTTAAAAACTTGGCTGGAAAGCATACCGTATACGGTTCTAGTAGGGGAAATTACTTGCGAAACTCCATTCCATCTCCATGGCAAGGACTTGAGAGAGATCAGAAGTAGTGAGCTGTGTCCACTTCTTTCCAACGTGGAAGTGGAAGTCAGCTTGGGGGTTCCCCAACTTGCTTCCAATAATGACAATGCGTGGCCGACCAAACCTTCCTCCATGTCTTTATCCGTGACTTATACGGCTTCTTCGGTTGAATATAAGACATCGGGTAAATTACCAAAATCAACCAAGACTCCTAAGACGTTAAAAGCGCATCCAACTCCACGCCACGTTTTTTCAGGACAAAATCAACCCATTATCGCAGGCTATCAGACCAGACCACCAATCCCCATCATTTGTCCTGCGAAATGCTCTTGCAGCCTGCATATAAATGATTTGGGGTTGACCGTACAATGTAAAGCTAAAGGGATTGAAAACATGTCTGAACTAATACCAAGACCGTTGAACGCTCGGAAGTTGTACCTCACCGGCAACCTAATTCAAAAAATCTACAGGTCAGATTTCTGGAACTTTTCCAGTTTAGATCTTTTGCATTTGGGAAGCAATGGCATTTCCTACATACAAGATGGTGCTTTCATGAATCTTCCAAACTTAAAGATCCTATACCTGAACAACAACACCATCGAACGTCTCACTCCAGGCATGTTCCGAGGGCTACAAAATTTGCAATATCTATATTTTGAATACAACGTTATAAGAGAAATCCAGCCAGCGGCTTTTAGCCTGATGCCTAATCTTCAACTCTTGTTTTTGAACAATAATCGTCTCCGGGCTCTACCAACCGATGCCTTCACGGGCACGTCTCTGGCTCGGCTGAGCCTGAGGAGCAATCGTTTTCTGTATCTGCCTGTGAGCGGAGTGCTGGAACACTTGGATTCCATCGTGCAGATTGACTTGAACAACAATCCCTGGGATTGTTCCTGCGATCTGATGGCACTGAAGCAGTGGGTGGAAAAAATCAGCACGGTAATAATGGTTGGCGACGTGTTCTGCAAAACGCCGGAGTTCCTGAGCGGGAGGGATCTGAAGAAGGTGGACTATGAGATACTATGCCCCGAATTGAAGCATGCCGCCGCCTCCCCGGCTCTGCCCGGCTCCAGTGGGAATGGCAAGGTGATATCCACAGCGTCGGGGTTTGGATTCTCTTCGCAAGGTGGCGCCATTCCTCTGTCCGTCCTCATTCTGAGCCTCCTGATTATCTTCATTTCCGCCGTATTTATTGCAGCGGGGCTCTTTGCTTTTGTGCTCAGGAGACGGAAGAAATCGTCCTTCAGCAGACGGCAGGACGTGGATTTGACTGGGATGCAAATGCAGTGCAGGATCTTCGAGGACCGAACTGCCAGCTCGCCGGAGAAAGCAGCCAGCCACGTCTATGACTACATCCCCCATCCCGTCACTCAGATGTGCAACAACCCGATCTACAAACCACGcgagggagagatggaggaggaaTTTTCCGAGACTCAGGAAAACGACGCCAATTACAAAACTCTGGAGAAAGACAAGGAATGGAAAATGTCGCTGTCCAACAGCAACCTGAATACAATTGTCACCATCAACCAGACGAATGACTTCGCCAGCTTTCCGGAAAACGGGGTGATTTACCCCAGTGTGTTGGATAGAGAAAGGCCAGCTCACACCGTTGGCTTTGTGGACTGCCTCTATGGCACAGTGCCCAAATTAAAAGAGCTGCACGTCCACCCCCCTGGCATGCAATATCCTGACTTACAGCAAGATGCCAGGTTTAAAGAAACGATTCTGTTTGGCTCCTCTGGCCGGGGATATCCAGACCAAGCCCAAAGCGAATACCTCGAGTTAAGGGCCAAACTTCAAACCAAGCCAGACTACCTCGAAGTACTAGAGAAGTCGACGTACCGATTTTAG